From Mesorhizobium sp., the proteins below share one genomic window:
- the istB gene encoding IS21-like element helper ATPase IstB, which yields MKTTPAVDAARLSLLLNELRLPAIKVMWPQFAEQADKEGWPAVRFLAAITEHELAERDRRRIERHLAEARLLPGKTLDTFEFEAVPMISKAQVMAITAGDTWLEKGANLLLFGPPGGGKSHLASAVGLALIENGWRVLFTRTTDLVQKLQMARRELGLEAAINRLDRFHLLILDDLAYVTKDQAETSVLFELISARYERRSMLITANQPFGEWGKVFPDPAMTLAAVDRLVHHATIFEMNVESYRRREAMERKRGPGRPASYATPANIGAD from the coding sequence ATGAAGACGACCCCCGCTGTCGACGCCGCCAGGCTCAGCCTGCTTCTCAACGAGTTGCGCTTGCCGGCCATCAAGGTCATGTGGCCGCAGTTCGCCGAACAGGCCGACAAGGAAGGGTGGCCCGCAGTCCGCTTCCTGGCCGCCATAACCGAGCACGAACTGGCCGAGCGTGACCGCCGCCGCATCGAGCGGCATCTCGCCGAAGCCCGCCTCCTGCCGGGAAAGACCCTCGACACATTCGAGTTCGAGGCCGTGCCGATGATCTCCAAGGCGCAGGTGATGGCCATCACCGCCGGCGACACCTGGCTGGAGAAGGGCGCCAATCTGCTCCTGTTCGGCCCGCCCGGCGGCGGAAAGAGTCATCTGGCCTCAGCCGTCGGGCTCGCCCTTATCGAGAACGGCTGGCGGGTTCTCTTCACCCGGACGACAGATCTCGTTCAGAAGCTCCAGATGGCGCGCCGCGAACTCGGCCTCGAAGCCGCTATCAACCGGCTCGACCGCTTTCACCTGCTGATCCTCGACGATCTCGCCTACGTCACCAAGGACCAGGCCGAGACCAGCGTGCTGTTCGAGCTCATCAGCGCCCGTTACGAGCGGCGCTCGATGCTCATCACCGCCAACCAGCCATTTGGGGAATGGGGGAAGGTCTTCCCGGATCCTGCAATGACGCTCGCCGCGGTCGATCGCCTTGTTCATCACGCCACCATCTTCGAGATGAATGTCGAGAGCTACAGGCGGCGCGAAGCCATGGAACGAAAACGTGGCCCCGGTCGGCCGGCGTCATACGCG